One Candidatus Poribacteria bacterium genomic window, CCACTAAATAAATCGATTATTTTTAATTTTTTATGTCTTTTATCCATTTTGCATTGAATCCATTGCTACTGGATCATATATCAATGAATTGAGCGAACAAATCACAAGAAACTTTGATGCAAATATAGCAGCAAAAAACCAACGGAGCAAGAGGCCGCGTCCCCCCTGCTTGATTACGCTAATAATTTGTCCATCGATTCAATCGGATGAAATGCTATCCCATTTGTATAGCATTTCGCCATAGGCACTTGGGTCGTAGCGCTCCTTATCTTCCGGATCTATAAATACTTCGGAAGGCATGTCTTCAAAAAGGGCATAGTTCTCAACCAAATCCTTGAACTTGACTCCTCGGTCACTCAGACAATTATAAAAAAGAACGCCTAATTCATCGCTTGACAGTTGAGCGCGGATGAGATTAGTGTAGCGCTTCTTTTCTTTGGATTCTTTCTCGTCAAAAAATTCGTGTTCATGAACAAATTTGATGACATTGTACAGGTGCCGAAAGTAATGACCAACATAAGGCTGGAATACAGAAAAGAATTCTTCTTCATAGGTAGCATTAAAAACTTCTGTTTTAGGGCGACCCTGACCTATAGCTATTTCAAGCGTGTTTTTCAGACCTTGGAACAGATAACCAAAACATTCCCGCCCGGATAGGTCTTCCCTTGGTAATTTCATTGAATTAACAATCTCGCTGTGCATACTAAGTAGTTGAAAGAAGGAACTCTCAAAATTCTGCTTCTGAAGTGTTTCTTTTTGTCCCTTGATTTCAGCCCGTGTGTCCTTTAATTCTTGCCGTTGGAGTCCAAGTTCTAGCCATTGGAGAATTATTGCAAAAATGACACCTGCAAAAGCCAAGCCAGCAAATAGAGCATTAATCGCTTCAAACCTATCTCCAAATTGCGTCTCCTTATCTATTTCAAAAAAATAGGAGAGCCAGTCAAAAGGCATATACCTCCAAAGGATGCTCACCACTAATAATGAGATAAAAAATAAGAGGCACCAAAAAATCTTCTTAAGCCAGTCTGGAATTTTATCCATATTATTTCCTTTAGCCTACATCCCGCACATCAATCTTCCCTGTCACCGCAGCAGAGACCAGCGCAGTTCGGCGTTCTTTAAGTAGCTCAATCGCCGTTTCACATTTTTCAATGAGGGTATCAATCTTCGCCGTTTCTTTGTCGAGATATGAGATGATTCGATTTTGTTCCTGTTTTGGGGGAATAAACAAGGAGAAGTTATTGTATTTTTCCGCGCTGACATTTTGAATCGTTGCTTGGATCAGGATGCTGCTGATCCAGTTCCAATAATAATCACTTTCTGTATAGTGATAGAACCAATAGGGAGAGGCTTTTGAAGTATCAATACTTGCTTTGATCAAGTATCCAGCAAAACAACATTCGCCCCAATCGCTCGAATAAATGAAACTTTTACCTACGGTTGCCCCGCTCCGTGCTAATAATACATCCCCTTCCCGAAGCATATAGGGTTTTGCCAAATGCGGGGGTAATGACCGGAACGTATCCTCTCTCAAAGTGCCATTGTTTCTTATGTCCGTTATCCTAACAAAACGCGGTTGGTCTCTGTCGTCGTCTATTGCCGCCTCGTTAGCACCGTACATCAACGGTTTAGTTACGATATGTTTGAGTTTTTTCACTTCCCAATGCTCCGGCACTTCGCCTAACCACTCAATCCCACTGTCTTTCATCTTCACATTCGGGTTCAAACCTCTGGTAACGGCATGTGAAATGATCGCCTGTCGCTTTTCCTGAAGCAGTGTGATCAATTGCTCTTGCTTGTCAATGAGGGTATCGATATTTGTCGTTTCTTTGTCGAGGAATGCGGCGATTTGATTCTGTTCTTCGAGTGGAGGAAACGGAATTATGAAATTACTGATGGCATAAGTTCCAAGTCCATATCGCGTTATGCCATTGGCGCGGGTGGCGAAAACACTTCTCGCATATTGGGTATCCATAACCCGTTTCAGATACCCGCCACAGGTCCCTTTTCCAGGTCTTAGCAAAGCCAGATGATAACCGCAGACTACGCCATCCAAATCCTGTGGTACATAAGCAGGTACGGCAATATCGTTGGGGTCCTCGGAATCCTTTGTGATTATTGTGTCGCCTCTTTTCAAAGTGAACTTTCTGATCTGAACATCGGACGCAGTCGCCTTCATAAAGGGCAAATCGGCTGTGATCTCTTCGTTGTAATACACATCGGTATAGTTACAAAGCAACACTTCCTTTTCATCCTTTTTGCTCTTCTTATCCACGTTACTTGGCTGAACCCTCGCAACAAACTTCAATTTTTGGGTCGTCCACCCAGCAGGGATTTCTCCCAACCACTCAATTCCACTCTCCTTATATTCCTCATACTTCCTAAAGCTCATGTGTCGTTCTCCTCAGGGGACTCGCATTGCAAATCGGGCGACGCATGCGTCGCCCCTACGATTCTACTGGACCTGTGTATGCCTCGTCCTACGATTCTTTTCGATATAATTGTGCCAGCACTGCTGACACTTTTAACGGGTTGAGACGGTCCATGGTAATTGTCTCAGCGATGCTGAGACTTTTGGCGGACTGAACACGATCCCCAATAATTGTCGCACCACTGGTGAGATTTTTAGCGAATTAAACACGGACTACGGTTTGTGTCACCAGTGGCGACACTTTTTGAACGATGTCACGACGGGCAATCACGTTATTAACCAATGGCGGGATAGGGTTTTATGTTGTGAATCAGGGTGAATGTCCTTTACCACATTGCGGATCGGGCGAGGCATGCCTCGCCCCTACGGTACTCGCCCTGGGCTTTTTATGTTGTAAATCAAGATGTATGTTTTTTACTGTAATGGATGGGGTTTTCCTGGTCATCCGCCCAACGTGCCGGATTGTCTGCAATATATTGTCGAAGGCGGTTCAGGGCGGTTTCA contains:
- a CDS encoding restriction endonuclease subunit S, yielding MSFRKYEEYKESGIEWLGEIPAGWTTQKLKFVARVQPSNVDKKSKKDEKEVLLCNYTDVYYNEEITADLPFMKATASDVQIRKFTLKRGDTIITKDSEDPNDIAVPAYVPQDLDGVVCGYHLALLRPGKGTCGGYLKRVMDTQYARSVFATRANGITRYGLGTYAISNFIIPFPPLEEQNQIAAFLDKETTNIDTLIDKQEQLITLLQEKRQAIISHAVTRGLNPNVKMKDSGIEWLGEVPEHWEVKKLKHIVTKPLMYGANEAAIDDDRDQPRFVRITDIRNNGTLREDTFRSLPPHLAKPYMLREGDVLLARSGATVGKSFIYSSDWGECCFAGYLIKASIDTSKASPYWFYHYTESDYYWNWISSILIQATIQNVSAEKYNNFSLFIPPKQEQNRIISYLDKETAKIDTLIEKCETAIELLKERRTALVSAAVTGKIDVRDVG